In the Bacteroidota bacterium genome, TGCCGATTCTATCAGCGTATTTGTTTATCAGTTTTATTGTTTGGTGTGTCTTTTCAAGTTCCTGCTCCGCAGTCATTCCGCTTTTCAGAATGGGGAAAATATATTCTTCGGGCAATGCCGGTTTATCTCCCCATCGGTCAATAATTCGTCCCAATGCCTGTGAAATGACAACTTTCACGGCTCGCGGTTTCTTTCTTAATTTTCTTTTTGTTTTCTGTCTGTGGAAAACGATAACATCATCCTGTATGTTTTCGTATTTCAGTTTTGCAAAATCAGTAACATTTATTCCATTGCAAAGGAATAGGAATAACCAATAATCGCGGTAACGCTGTTCACTCGTTCCGTCTATGGTAGGATAAGAGGCAATTAAACCAATTTCATTTTCTGATATTGCTTTTTTAACATTGCTTCCGGCAGGTATTTCGTATTTATGGTCGTTCCTGTTTCGGCTGAAAGGGTACAATTCATTTTTTATCAGCCCCTCTCTTATTGCTTCATTAAAGCAGGTACGGATATTCCGCAAATAAACTCCGATGGTAGAGAGAGTATTTTTATTTTCTAACATCCATTTTTCATACTTATTCAGAAGATCTAAATTCACTTTTTCAAAAAATAAAATATTTTTTCCTGTGAATTTTTTAAATGAATTGAGGGAACACTCATATAGTTTTGCCGTTCCGATTCTGTTTTCACTTTTTAATCTGTCAGCAGAATTTTTCAGCGCGGTAAATAAATCTTGGTCGTCTCCGTGTCCACCGAAAAATCTTTTCTCAAAACCTTCAAAGGAAAAAACAGACAGCTCTTTTATTGTATCAATGGCAGCCGATTCAAGTTCGTTCAGGTAAACTGCTATTTCCTTATTTTCCCCTCGCGGTTTTTTTCCAGTTACGGATTCAAACTCGTCCTCAAGCATAGTAATTTTTTTTCCATGCTTATCGCGCAAAGAAAAATAACGCTGCACCCTACTATGAGTTACCCGGAGTTTCACTGGATACCTTCCGTCTTTTAACGGAAAGCGGGTTTCTAAAATTACTGCGGTGGTAGTGGTGGTGTTTTGCATAGTGATTTGTTTTGAGTAATGCTATCTGCCTAAAGTCAATTCCCAAATTTGACATACAATTTAGCATACATTAGACCCCTAAATTAGCATAAAATGACAAAACATAACAAAAATCTTTTCAACAGATTTTAGTAGGTTTCTCCTATGAAAAAGATATTAAAAAGGTAGTAAAACAAAAATGGAGGGAATTTTTTACAAGTCAGTTGCTCTACCAACTGAGCTACGCTGGCCGCTAAAATTCAAAAATCAAAAAAACGATTGCCCGACCGACCGAATAAACGGCCATTCGGGCGGGCAAAAGTAGAAAACATTTCTTACCTCAAGCAGGTTGAAAAAAATATTTAGAATAAAGTACTATGGTTTGTTTGCCAGATGAACTATGCAGATTCTCTCCTTCGAGCTAAACTTCTGCGGGATTTCTCCTTGCGTTTTTTTAATTGCTGCTTTAATGCATCGGTGCATTCATCGGTAGCTTCTTCAAATGTTACACACTGGCGTTTTACAAATAGGTCATTGCCCGGAACATGTAGTTTTATTTCCACCACTTTGTTTTCAGCATTATCGGATTTGTCAACTTTCAGGTACACCTCGCTTCCGATAATTGCATCGAAGAAGTGGCTGAGTTTTTCTACTTTTTTATTGATAAGAATAAGAAGTTTTGCGTCTGCATCAAAATGGATGGAGTGGATTTGAATATTCATAAGTATTAAGTTTAAATGATTATGCTTTAGGATGTGCTTTCGAATATACAGATTTTAGTTTCTCAATGGTGTTATGCGTGTAAATTTGTGTAGCGGCAAGGTTTGCATGACCAAGTAGTTCTTTGATTGCGTTCAGGTTTGCTCCGTTGTTTAACAGATGTGTTGCAAAGGTATGCCTTAGAACATGCGGACTTTTTTTTGATAGTGTTGTTACTTTGGTTAATGAATCCTTTACGGTTTTATATACGCACGAAGGGTTGATTTGGTTTCCTTTTTTTGTTACAAAAAGGAAATTATTTTTTGTCACAACGGTTTTATTCTTTTCAAGAAGATATTCTTTGATTAGTGCTTTTAATCCTGAAGTAACAGGAATCATACGCTCCTTATTTCTTTTTCCAAGCACCTTTAATGTACTATTATTGAAGTTGATGTCAATTTCTTTCAGGTTTATCAGTTCAGCGCGTCTCATGCCGGTGGAGTAGAGCATTTCTATTATTAAAAAGTTGCGTTTTCCTTCAAAGTTGTTTTTAAACATTATATCTTCAATAAAATTATTCATTTTGCTTTCTTCCACAAAAACGGGTAATCGTTTTGGGATTTTTGGCGACTGTATTTTATGCATCGGGTTTGTGTCCAAAATTTTTTCACGAAGAAGGAACCTGTAATACGATTTCAGTGTGCTTATCTTTCGATTGACCGAGCGGGCGGATATTTTATTTTCCATCAGCGATACCACCCATGAGCGGATGACGGAATGATTCACTTCCTTTATATCATCCAGTTGGTAAACATTTTTCAGATAGAGGTAAAACTGATCAAGGTCGGTGGAGTAGGAGAGAGCGGTGTGTGGAGACATCCGCTTTTCAAACTTCAGAAAATTGATGAACGATTTTTTATTCACTGGCTGATAATTATATGACAAACGTAGTCATAAAAAAAATATTGCGGACTGAACCTGAATTCAATCCGCAATCAATATAGGTAACGACAAGATTATTCTTCCGCTTCTATTAGGCGCTGCTTGTGTTTTGCGCGTTTGATAGTTTCTCTACGAGCGATTGACGGCTTGGTGAAAACCTGCCGTTTGCGGAGTTCACGGAGTGTACCTGTTTTTTCAAACTTCTTCTTGAGTTTCTTCAGCGCTTTTTCAACGCCTTCTCCTTCTTTCACCTGAACAATTAGCATTTTATTATTCTGTTTTATTAATTGGATCGCGAATATATGAATTTATTTAATTACAGCGGTTCATTCTTTTTTTATCAAATCCATACCGCACATTTTGCATTTGCCCGGCTCTTGACTAATACTTCCTTCGCATTTCATAGGGCATTCGTAGTAAGATTCACCGCTTTTTGGGATAACGCTTTTAGTAGTAAAAAATCTATAAGACAATCCAACTGTAAACTGTGTTTGGGCGGCAAGTTGTGTGCCATTTACATATTCATATAGTGGAATTTCAGTTAAGGCGAAAACAGTAAATGATTTATAACTAAAACTCACCTGCGGGCAAAAAATAATTTTCTTACTTCCTGTGAAAGATGTGTCAACATTGTAAGATGCAAGAAGGTCAACATTCTTTGCGGGTTTCAATTTTCCTATATGTTCTCCTTTTACCATCAATGTCACGCCAAGTTTTTTGAAAAAAGTTTTTCCTGCATATAATCCTAAGCTGGCATAGTCGCCAAATTTTTCTCCCAGGGAATTATATCCTTTTTTAATATATAGTGTGTTTGCAAAAAGCCGGAAATTATGCAGAGGAAATCCTCTGAAGAAAAAAGCGTAGAAAATAAAATCCTGAGACCCGTTTGTCGGTTGAACCAATGGAGGCATGGTAGTATAATGCGCAATCATTTTAGTGGAATCGAACCATGTTAATATGGAATCATTGTGTTTGCCGAGGGGAATTTTATATCCTAATCCTAGTGTAAGTTCTACACGTTTTCTTTCATCTGTCCGGTTAAGAACATCGTAGCGGGGAAATAGTATTAAGTCAGCAATTCCGGATGAGCGAATAGTGTCAAGAGTTGTATTAATAGTATCAAGCCCTATCTGTGTTTTGTTTAGAAAATATCCCGCCTCAACTGACAGAGTGAAATCTTTCGTAATTCCATAGGCGATTTTTGAATAAATATATTTACTGTTATAGTGATTGAACAATCTTGTTGTGTCCTTATCTCTCGTAAGAAATTTATTGCTGTTGATGTATTGAAAGTTAGAAGCGATTTCCATTTGTCTGTCGAGCAGAACTCCAGCGGATACGCCACCCGCAATAGGGCTTCCGCTTCCTCCGGAACAGCAACCCTGAGAAAAAACTTTAGTTGAGAAAAATAAAATAAAGAAAAGAAAAACTATCTGGCGCATAGAATTTAAAAAAGAACCTGCATTTTTTTATACAGGTTCTGTTTGAGGATGGATAAAAATAAATTAGTGTGAAACAGAAAGTGTAATGGTTTGTTCAGTTCTGTTTGCGATGAGTTTCACAAAATAAATTCCATTAGTAATATCGGTGCAATCTATAGTAATCTTATGCACGCCAGCGCTTTGGTTTCCGGAAGAAACAGATTTTAATTTTTCTCCCACAAGGTTGAAGAGTTCAGCTTTTACATCGGATGAAGATTGAAGCGAATAAGAAATTTCTGTGGAATTGCCTGTAGGATTTGGAAATACATTAAAAGAAGAAATATTTCCTGCTTCAGAAATTCCAGTTGATGCATTTAACGCATTGGTAATGGCAGTCTGTAAAGCAGAAGATGAAACAGTGCCATTCACATTATAAAAAATAGTATGGTTTGGTCCGCCAAGCACAACTGTTTTTGGCATTCCTGATGTGCCGTAATCGGTCATTTTAATTGGAGTGCCGCTATTTCCAAAAGCTGCATCCGTTGTTATGCCGTTTGTACTTGCCCAACCTGTAAGAGTGCTGCAAGAAGTATTTCCTACATCATCTACTAAATAAAATTTAACTCTTCCGGGATAAGATGATGCAAAACTTTGTACAGCTGCAGCATCGGCTGAGGCAGGAGGAATGCAGGTTGCACAGGGCATCACCCAGCACATGACAATTACTTTTCCCGCATCCAGCTCAGAAAAAAGAGTGTGAGAAACACTATTGCAGTCATTGCAGGTGAAATTAGTGGCGGTGGTTTGTGCGGCTAAAGTTGCTCCGATAAAAAGCGCGGAACAAAAGAGTAAAAGTTTTTTCATTGAAATTATTTTTATGAATGAAGTTTTAATACTGTTGCCAAATGTAGTGAAGAAATGTTGCTAGGCAAACATAATGCAGTAAATAATTTGCAACTTCCTAAAATCATACTTTTTTACAAAATTACTAATATCCAAACATATCTTTATCTGCTAATTTTTTTCGGGTGTACGACAAAAATCCGCTTTATAAAAATAAATCTTTCGTGGGCTTTCGTGTTTTAGTGTTTTTGTGGCAAAAAACCACTTGCCACTAAGACACAAAGGCACTAAAAATCACAAAACGGAAATTTGTCGTACGCCCATTTTTTTCTATAATGTCAGTTTTATCCCGCCATTCACAACAAATCCATCTACTGGCGCGTAGATGTCTCTAAAAACAGGATTTGTGATTGTTCCGGTATAAATGGTATCAAACTTTGTCTGCCGTGTGTCAATGAAATTTTCAAAGTTCACGAAGAGTGAAAAATGTTTCCATAATTTTTCTGCCATTAATCCGCAAATCCAATATTCATTTCCTGTTGCTCCGTCATTTAATTTTTGCGGACTGAAATAATATGCTTCCAAACCAATTTTTAATTTGCCTTCTATTTCATACATCAGAACATTATTCAACCGATGTTGCGCAACCAATGGAAATGTCGTTTCGTTTCCGTTGTAATGCTGCTTTACATCAGCTAATGTGTAGCCAATAAAAAGTTTGAAACCTCCATAAGCGAGTTTGATGTTTGTTTCAACTCCTTTTGTATCAATGAAGCCTTTGGGTTGCTGAAATTCATACGAGCCGGATGAATCACGAACAAGAACCAACGGATTTTTTACTTGTGTATAAAAGAACAATGTGTTAATCGTCAGAAATAATTTTTCTGAAAGT is a window encoding:
- a CDS encoding tyrosine-type recombinase/integrase, which encodes MNKKSFINFLKFEKRMSPHTALSYSTDLDQFYLYLKNVYQLDDIKEVNHSVIRSWVVSLMENKISARSVNRKISTLKSYYRFLLREKILDTNPMHKIQSPKIPKRLPVFVEESKMNNFIEDIMFKNNFEGKRNFLIIEMLYSTGMRRAELINLKEIDINFNNSTLKVLGKRNKERMIPVTSGLKALIKEYLLEKNKTVVTKNNFLFVTKKGNQINPSCVYKTVKDSLTKVTTLSKKSPHVLRHTFATHLLNNGANLNAIKELLGHANLAATQIYTHNTIEKLKSVYSKAHPKA
- a CDS encoding 30S ribosomal protein S21 codes for the protein MLIVQVKEGEGVEKALKKLKKKFEKTGTLRELRKRQVFTKPSIARRETIKRAKHKQRLIEAEE
- a CDS encoding site-specific integrase, which gives rise to MQNTTTTTAVILETRFPLKDGRYPVKLRVTHSRVQRYFSLRDKHGKKITMLEDEFESVTGKKPRGENKEIAVYLNELESAAIDTIKELSVFSFEGFEKRFFGGHGDDQDLFTALKNSADRLKSENRIGTAKLYECSLNSFKKFTGKNILFFEKVNLDLLNKYEKWMLENKNTLSTIGVYLRNIRTCFNEAIREGLIKNELYPFSRNRNDHKYEIPAGSNVKKAISENEIGLIASYPTIDGTSEQRYRDYWLFLFLCNGINVTDFAKLKYENIQDDVIVFHRQKTKRKLRKKPRAVKVVISQALGRIIDRWGDKPALPEEYIFPILKSGMTAEQELEKTHQTIKLINKYADRIGKAVGIKNGITSYTARHSFATILKYRGASTAFISESLGHSNLQTTESYLADFEIKEKRKWAAVVEQAIRGDN
- a CDS encoding T9SS type A sorting domain-containing protein, whose protein sequence is MKKLLLFCSALFIGATLAAQTTATNFTCNDCNSVSHTLFSELDAGKVIVMCWVMPCATCIPPASADAAAVQSFASSYPGRVKFYLVDDVGNTSCSTLTGWASTNGITTDAAFGNSGTPIKMTDYGTSGMPKTVVLGGPNHTIFYNVNGTVSSSALQTAITNALNASTGISEAGNISSFNVFPNPTGNSTEISYSLQSSSDVKAELFNLVGEKLKSVSSGNQSAGVHKITIDCTDITNGIYFVKLIANRTEQTITLSVSH
- the raiA gene encoding ribosome-associated translation inhibitor RaiA; the protein is MNIQIHSIHFDADAKLLILINKKVEKLSHFFDAIIGSEVYLKVDKSDNAENKVVEIKLHVPGNDLFVKRQCVTFEEATDECTDALKQQLKKRKEKSRRSLARRRESA